In the Melanotaenia boesemani isolate fMelBoe1 chromosome 14, fMelBoe1.pri, whole genome shotgun sequence genome, catgaagAAGCGGTACCAAGGTGTTGTAACAGCATGTGTGTACTGAGGTCCCTGACAGGGTAAAAGgaataaattgtaaaaatggtcaatgtgttctttctttttctttgttactGAGGGAGAGTGAAATTATCTGATTTACCAAGCAACTCAAAATAAGAGTGAATATCACCTAGAAAAAGTTGCAAAAGATTTGACATATTTTGGAGGGCACTACCCATTGAGCTGTAACTGTGTTAAAACTGTGTtactcattccacagaagcacaatccttacaagttatacctgaGTAATAGGTAAGTAATCAGATTTGCCAATTTTGTAAAACACAAAACCAgctggtattattaaagggagAAATAATCAACTAAAGACTAATTTCCTTACgtttttgtttacaaaacaCAGTAAATCTCCCTTAAATCTGTATTTCTGAATCCACGTTAAAGGCTGCTGCTGACCACTTACTTCGACTTGATGTTCGTTGCAGCCGCTTCTTTCTGCTGTTTGCCTCTGTACTGTGCATTACTCTTCTCCTGAAAACACATGTGGACATGCTATTAGTTTTCATCATCAGCGATGAAGCAGGTTAAGGACCAAACAACTCATTTCTGCAAAACCACCACACCCAAGCAAATGACACATCCAATCTGAATGATGCAATTAGGTCCTCACCCAGCTGGCACTGCACAGAAGCCAAAGAACAGGGGTCATAGATATAATGTATGTAGCTCtgataaaaactgtttattaGCTCTGGTGAAGTTCTGTAGTATCAAAAAAGGACAATAAGACTTTAAGGAAAATAAGTAAAGCTGAGTGTCTGGTAAATCCAAATGATGTTaacaaaaaagtgttttaataatttcatttgaGATTAGTAATCAAATGTATCAGCTGGCATCTTTCCTGCAGGAAGCATTCATCAGAGCGTCGTGGTGAGAGCTTCAGAGGTTCTCCACTGGTTGTAGCCAATTACTTTGATAAAGATGTTTTTTCGAGCTATGGTAATGTAATTTGTGCAGTGTgatcttgtttctgttttataatCAGGATTTATTATACTGGTCACTGTTTCAACTCTTGCCAGGAAGCTAGACAGTTGATTTgtgtgaagaaaaagaagaaaaaaaaggaaaaaatctgaCACCACCATTCACTCAAGATCATACTATTCAGCCAATTCAAATGAGCCGATAAGGATGCAAATCTATGCTAAGGGATAATGTGCCTTAACTTATTAATTATTTACACTGCTGTGTAACAAGTATTGGGCAGTGAAATGACTTTACTAGCGACAGAATTAGCTAAACCAGCCAAGCGATCAGCCCACACATTCCACACATGCCAATCTGTTGTCTCCACTTGTGTGAAGGcacctttttgtgtgtttgtgcttgtgcAAGAGACAAAAAGTGTTTATGTGCAAGCTGTCAGAATTGCCTTTGGCTGTAAACACAGCCCTGTGCGCTTGAGCTGATGAACTGTCAGAAAAAGGTCTGAGCCTGTGTGCTGATGACGGACCGTCAGAAGActggttggtgtgtgtgtgtgtgtctgttaggATGTGTGTTGGCGTGCGTCTCACCAGGTTCTCCTGGTTGCGTGCATTCACTCGATTTTCATCCCCTCTCATGTACTTCACCTCCTCCACTCCCTTCATCTTGTATTCATCTGAGAGTAGAGAGATTTTGGAAAGAGAGGAGCTATGATTAAAGGAGGAGAATTAACAACAACATGGACATTTCAGACATTTCCCGGAGAAGAAACACTGAGCACATTCCTTTCATTTGTCCTTATCTGTATTAAATCAAAGGGTAAAATAGTTTATCTGTGTCATATCAGCTTTACTGGGCTGTCTCATCGTTACATCAACATGACTGGTGACTATTTTATTGATTCTAGCTGTAATTTGCCAAAGTAATCTGATAACTAAGACCTGATTGAGTACTTCAGAAAGAGGACATGACAGCTGAGGTATAAGCAGGAGGACATCATCATGAGTCGTTCCATTTTAGCTACAGAAAAGCATCTGAAAAAGCAACAGAGAGGCAGCGAGAGCACATACATATGTTGCGTGCATGTGGAATAAGAGAGATACAAGATgagtgggggaaaaaatggcACAGTGGAAAGATGGAGCGAGTTGGAGGGGATTAAAGATCAGCTGAAGAGCTTCTAGACTACATGTACAGCTTAGACAGTTAAGACAGTTAAGACAAGCTCTGTGGTGGTGAGAGTGGTAACCACCACACCCAGCGCTGTCTGTCCTCACTCCCTGCTACAGCTAGAAATTAGGACCATAAACCTCACATTATCTCCCTGATCTAAGATTACACTCGCTGCACTAGTATCCATGTATTTAGGCTAAGAATAACTGGAATCTAAATGCATATAAACGTTAAGTGGGAGTGTCAAAACACAGAATATGTAGATATGTATAGTGCAGAATATGCAGTTATAGTTCatatctttcatttaaaaataaaaattacagtcagttatttggatttattcattttcatttaattgtataaTTCTAGAGATGTGGTACAAACATCACATCTTCCCTACATTGTTTTTGCCCTCTGggttgtaatgttttatgtcatCTTCTTTAGATTATTACTCATTTTCTCTGTCAGTTATTTTTACAATTATCCAATAAAATGTcataataaatctaaaaaataataaaaaggtacaaaacatagtttttaaagattcagattttttttttttatctttagtgtGTTTAGAGGCCCTGACAATATGAGAAAAGACTGCCCTGTTTCTCTTATGTTTCTCTTGTGTTTCCATAGACCACAAATTGTGCCTCTAAATGAGTTCTGGTTTGAAATAGTTGTTAAAGCTGAAGAAACACCACCAGCTAGTGAACAGATGAATTCAAGAAAAACCAGAGACTTTAGGCAAACTATCATAATATGATCAAGCAGCTGGCATCCAATATTGTCATTTCCTTGTGAGAGCTGCCTCTGCTAACTTTGTTTGAGCCACGACGAGCAAAGGCTGTCAAATGTGTTGTTGGAAGAGCGATCGTTCACAGCAATGAGATGCACTGAAGCACAAGAGTTAAGACGCTAAGTAGCAGCCAGATGCtgctaataaaaacaacaaaataaaccgATCATTCGCTTGTGGGCACTTCTATAAAAGTAgtagtttttgtgtgttttaacacaGAGAAAAGCAAACGTTGCTGCCCATCAACCCAGGAAGGGTTAGAAGTCATTTACACCAGTGAGAAACAAGCATTCAAGCTGCTAAACTTTCCAGAAATGGACATCCCTGCAAGCGCTTCCCAAGCGTGCAAAATACCCAAGAGCTACATCCCAGACTCCATCAGCCTCAGTTAGTATGTTTACCCTTTAGGAGCCAgagtttttcaaagaaaatgttcaattttgATTAGTTCAAAAGGCTGTAGCTTGGCTGTGGTTAGAGATTAAAGGCTTACAGAGAATGAAAAACATGTTGTATATGAACTAGAGTTTATCATGGGAGTCATCTAATTTTCATATTGTGGCATCAAACGTTGGCAGCCATGTTAGATTATTTAACTTTCACTTTGaaccattttttatttctgtttttttttcttctattattCTCAAAATAAATCAACCAGAAAACGAGTAGAATGTAAACTAAGAAAACAGCATAATCAGAAATACCCTTAATAAATATGACTTGTTTGGAGGAGTtagcaggaagaaaaaaaggaagatggCAGCACAGCTTCGGTTTGcaatgataataaaacaaacaccaaGTTGTTGGAATGACCCAGTCAAAGTCAAACAAATACCTGCAAACTTCTATAAAATAAAGAGTGGGACAAAATTTTTCCACCAcaccagaaaatacaaaaaaaaaaaaaaagaataatttcagTTACTGTGCTAGAAGTTGTTCTATAAGCCATTTATGTCATGCATTGTTCTTATATTTTTCTCCTTGCTGCTGCTTCTTAGTTCAGTTTTAGTTAAACAAATAATGACTCAGTATAATACTGTGTTGCTGTTCATCTGAGTTtctatttactttattttaatacCTTGGAAGGCGCAAAGTAAACCTTTAACTGGAAAGAGtgtgtactttctttttcacttaaCTGTAAGTCCAAACCATGACCTGAACAACACGAGTAGGGAGGAATTCCTGCCAGTTGCCAGGTTGTTGGAGATTTGACTGATAAAGCAGCCAAGATGGTGATATAAACTCTGATACACACCTTGTATTTTgccctctgtctctctgtttatGTCTGTGCGTCTGTCTGTGCCCTTTCGTACCCAGCTGATGAGACTCACCCCTCCCTCTGCTCACAGTCTGCCCACACCTGGTtcacctgtgtgtctgcaagtgtgtgtttgagcgCGATCACATGCGTTTCTCCGTCGTGACACGTGCGATGCTGTATGAGTCAAACGCGGCATGCTTATGTCTGATAAACGGCGTTTGGCTGAAATTATTTGTGGAAGATGCACAGAGAGAAGCTGTCGTGGTTTGAAGGAAAGAGACGAGAAACAAATGCCGACTGcttttctgctgtttatctcGGGAATGTAAACGAGTCGGAGCAAAGCTGCTCCTGTCTGAACATGccgccacacacacaaacagttttaTAACACAACACAGGCTCACCAAGCTTAAATATGCTCAGTAAAGATACAGAACATACAGTACAGCAGCAGGAAACAGAATTAAGAGCCATTTCCTCTGCACTGCTGCATGGCGCAGGGACAATCTGCATTAATGTGAAGCTATTTAGTTTGCTATTCAAGGTGGATACAGACAGGAGGAAAATTAGTTGCTGCAGGCTAAATAAAGAATCTTAAAGGGATTTTTCCTGCAGGAATCGTGCAAAAATACTATTATATAATCTAAGAATTGACTGAGTGTTGTTCTCCTGTCACAGGAGAGTGACTGAGCTTAACATGACAATTACAGACAGATCAAAGTGACCCAGCTTACACCAATCAGGACTCATCACATCACAGACATCGCTTCAGTTTAGATAGCAGCAGAAACTGGTGAGTAGCATTGGTGTGTGCGTGGCAGTCATTGTCAGAAGGAATGACATGGGTGTTTCATCACCCCGTTGCCGGGCTCGCTTTGGGTGGGAGGGAGGGGAAACCGTCAGTGAGGAAAAATGAAAGGGAAAAACTATTTTGAGAAGCCGCGATTTTGTGATGTGGACATCTTTTTCCGTCCCCGATTAGAGAGCGAGGTTCTGCGCTGACCTTAAGGATCTGACAAGCCACCGTGAGCAcgtgaacgtgtgtgtgtgtgtctatttcAGATAAAGCTGTGAATCAGAATGTTTGTCATTACATCCAAACTGCAGCGTCTGTATGAGTCATTTAAACAGCCATATTTGGTTGTGTGTGCGTTTCATATGCTTGCAAGTCTGCTCTCGCTGGCCTGCCTGTCCTGTGGCTATGTCACTCTGTCCTTCCTGCTGAGTGTCCCCCACCTCCCAGTCAGTCTGGCTGCGGGCCCTCACCAGCTCGGCCATGACATTTACACCTGAACACCAACTCTCATCTctaacacagaaacacacacaatcatacACATCAAGCAGGAATccacaatgaaagaaaattgcCACTTTGTGTTAGTTTTAACACATTATGATCACTATGCTGACGGTCCTTTGTCAGGctgcatgaaatgaaatgatgcgTTATGCATTTATATAGAACAGCCAGCAAAATCAATTGGCCACACAGCAGCAGTCATCATTAGCTTTGTGCAGCAGATCTAAAACTGTGGGGGGGGTCACAGAACCACTGCAATGGAGAGGGGATCGGGACAAAGACAACCAGGGGGAAAAATgtagaataaaacaaagttgAATTAATGTGATTTATGAAGGGAAAATAAACCATGATGCCATCAAgctggtttttattgttctaaAATTCACTGCAGATGCCTTCTCACCAGTGGCTTTTTCAGTCGCATTAATAAAGAAGTGTGGGGTGGGGGATGGCAGAGCATGAACTCTTTTTCACCTTCTAAGATAGGATGTGCCAAAAAAAGTTTGAGAGCCAGCATGGTATCAATCTGACTCCTAATGCTAATGACACTCTATCAAATCTGCCTTAAACAAGCTGCTATTTGGAAGCTGTTGCTAGGGAAGGTGGAAAATCAGAGATATTACATAGATGTTAGTTACTGTTAGGTGATAGTTTCCATTTATTGGCCGTTACAGCATTAGTTACTGTAtgtctgtgttaaaaaaaaaaccttcagatgACATAAAGGGAAGGAGGGAAccatcaataaaataaaaataaatgaatggactGGAGTTGTTGTGTCGTGCTAGAAGAAGTTTCTCACACACGtgaaacacagagacacatcATACTTTCTTCAAAGACTAATGCCTGCCAAAGATTATAAATGATGGATTAAAAATGCTTTACACGAAGAGAAAGGTACAAACATTTCAGCAGAAGTCTTTGAGTAgtaaaaactgtaaagaaaaactacaaacaGGAACAGAGTACCTAATAACTagaaaaaatgcacataaattAGACTGAAAATACCTACAACAGTTGTCTGATCTGACTCTCATGGGGAGGCTGTTTCACAGTGCAGCAAAGAAACAGTTTATCTTGTTCTTGTCTTGAGGGAGGTATAACTACGCAGAGCGTACGGCGGTGACACTGTATCTGACCTTATGTAGtaaaaatccagcttaagaCGCCTAACTCAGACCGATAAATATCAGCTGTTAATAAGACCAGGAGATAATATGTAAACTACATGATCAATACCCAACTTGATCTTTATGATGAAATGAACACTAAAGatagagcagcatttctcagtcctggtcctcggggactgctctgcatgttttgtgtcagtgttttgagaaacactgagataGAGAGATCAATCCTGACTCATGAGAAGGTCTGGGATGACACCACATCAGCCAGCCATCAGAGAGCTGCATCCGCTCATGGCTATGTTGCCAGTTCACCTGCTTTCCCTCCTTAAGACTACTTCTGCAGGTCACACTGAGAACGACTCAGGAGAGCCGCCATTTTTTCCTGATGCTCTGACTCAGTTGTGTAGCCAGCACAATTTTTTAAGGAGTAGTTTCTAAGAACATGCCTTCAGTATGCCGCTGTAGCGGGTTCATATTAAACAGAGCACCTTTGTGTGCCACAATGCTGACTTTTCCCTACACAAAGTGGATTCAGCTGTGTGAACATAACTCTTCAGAGGTGCATCAATTTTGTGCCCAATTTGGCTTCTATACAAACAGAACAGTGAACTCCGACAGTCTTTAACAGACAGAGTGAAAAGCTGTGCAAATATGTAGCAGCCTGTATGAGTGTGGACAttagtttaatatatttttagtcCAGTCATGCTTGTCACTTCTTTAGATGCATAGCAAACATGTCTATTTAATCTTTTCTAAACAAGCTGTACTCCACAGTCACACCTGATAGCTTCCCATTACAGCCACAGTTAACCTCTGTTAATCTCTGAGCTGAGCCACCTCATCAAAGGGCATCACAGCAGTGATAATGTGGGATGTACTAGTGCTGGACTCATCTTATGGTGCCATATTCCTCCTGCCAGAGCAGGTATTGAGCCGCTGACCTTCAGGTCACCAGCGTGCATATCTGGTTCTATGCACTGCCCCACAGAGGAATCGCTTTCATTGGCCACACAATATACACAGAAAATGTATTCGTTCTGAGTTCGAAATgtcatttatattttgtgttcCTCCAGGGAGAGTTTAAGTTCTCATTCAGAGGTCTGATAAAGACATCAGTATGACTGAAACACCAGTAAGCGAAATAATCAAACCAAACTAAATATCTGCTTCCTGTTACAATTTTCCCCTCAATCTGACTGGGAATGTTAAAAACACTATATTAAAGTTAGAAGAACAGACTACTCCTTCACCACTCTAACACAACTCACACACTTAAAATAACAGTGAAATCTGTCCACCACCTTGCTCTGAATAAATGCTGGCGAGCCCCACGATGAAATCATAAACACATGCAGCACTTCATATGCTATCTCTACTCTCATCTCCTCTCGCTGGGATTATTACGGACATCAACAGCATGATGTTGTGGAGGGTGAGTGTTGCTATTTTCCCTTGTCGTCCCTTAGTGTTTGTGTAATGGAGCTCAGCCTTTTCCGGTTATTGTGTGAGAGCAactgagggggggggggggggttaaggTTAGTAGCTGGAGTCTGACAGAACGGGCAGCCCGAATATCTGgggcacacatacacatacacacacagtggTGTGCATGAAGCACACATACTGAAATATGTTGGAGGCAGATCAGATTGAGAAAGAAGGGGTCTCACAGGGTAACTAAATACACTGatatacaacacacacacacacacactcagcctaCTGGGGGAGAATTTATGTGTGTAAGCGAGGCTGGCTGGCTGACCAGAGGCAAACAATCTTTTCCACATCAGTCATGAGAAGTAAACCGGATACAGTGAGCAAGTTGAACTGGCCCTGGGATAGGGCAGCGCGTTGAGGGATAAGAGTCAACTCAGTAAGTGACAATGACTGTAACTACGTACAGTTACAGTGGGAAATAAAGaggaacagagaaaaagaaaggggcTTAATGAAAAGGCATGTTACAGGGGTTTCAGCTTGGGATGACTAATCCACAAAATCCAGGTCACTTCCATCTTCCAGCTCCATGCAAACACTCTCAGACAAGCTCAAATAGTAGTCTAACCCATCCACAGCCACTCTAGGTTGCACTTTAATCAACAGAGCAGTAGAGGATGGGACAGGCTGGGAGTGAGCGGGAGGAAGGGATGTGAAAGGACAGAAGGTTTTGACCTAATGTTGTGCTAGAGACGCGAGGAAAAGagctaaaaagaagaaacactggGAGATGACGGCAGGAAGAGTGGGAGGAGGGGGCATAGAGACCCAAAATAGagtgacagagagaaagaggaaaggaAGAATGAGGCCTTGAGCAGGGGAAGAGCAGAGGCGATCCAATCGAGACAGAGAAGTTGAgatgagaagagaaaagaaagatgagcAGCAGCATTAACACACGTCACTCTTCCTCTCTCAAGGAAAACACTCCACCCCTCCCATCATCTCGCCCTCTCATCCCCCGCCTCATTCTGTTATAAGACATGTTATAAGACACAACAGGCAGGTTGGAGGAAGATGTGGGGAGCGtatcaggaaagaaaaagaggaaaaattctGAGTAAAGAGAGGGGAAGGATGGAGGTAAAGAGGGGAGACCTCCTGTGGACGTTCATCTGCCACATCCATCCGCCCGTGTGCTGTTACACCAGAGTGTTGCTCCTAATTCTTAATCGTTGTTAATCCCTCTGCACCCATCATCTCTCATTCTCTGGCTCTCATTCCCATCCCACATTACACAACAGCCTGCTACATGCAATTAAAGCTAGAGCTGCAACAACGATTAAGTTCATCACTAATGAATCTGTTGCCTAGTTTTTCCATTAATTAAATCTATAAAATTAAGTACCGATTGGCTGACAACTTTGTCCAAAATGACTTGTAGGTTTTCACGTGTACAGTAGAGTTGCTGTCATACTCATTTCAGGAGAAGTGCATTTTTATGAATACAAGAACAAAGATTTGCACTGATTTATGTACAATCTAAAACCTATATTTGCTTGAAAATGAGTACACAGAAGCAAAAGAGAcaacacatttttcttaaaattgcATGTTCATTCTGACCGATGTCAGCCAGTGGGGCAAAGATGAGAAGAAAAGTcactgaaaggaaaataaagaaaaggacatCTCACAACTAATGAGgttaaaatgcaaaagaagaagagggagaaaaaaaataacacatttggGGGCAGAAACAACATCTCAGAGAGGCTGAGTCTTTCAGACCTGAAGGGATTCAACACTCAAAGAAAACCTGGGTGGGCAAATGACTCgacaatttaacaaaaatgcTTCTTGcagcaaaagtaagaaaaacttTTGAAATTTCATTATTTACTGCACATAAAGTCATAAAAACTAGAGGCCGAGGGCAAATCAATGCAACATGAGGCCGAAAACCAATACCAAGCAGCAGTGATCGACTGGGCCTTAGGCAGCACTGTGTTAAAAGCAGTCACAGTTCTGGAGTATAAATCACTTATGGGCTCAAGAACACTTCTGAAAATCAGTGAGAGTAAACAAGCAGTTCGATGCTGCAATCCAAAACTTTCcaatgcaaaaggaaaaaatttaaaaacaaacaaaacacctgATGAGACACTTCTGCTGAATCAGatttgaaaaatgttgcctgACAGGAGGACACACTCATAATCttttatctgattttgatgCGTTCAGATATAGTAGAAAAATGTCCTGTTGtctaacaaataaaatgtgaaattcctTTAAGGAATAATGGATGAAGTATCCTCCTGGTTAAAAAGATGGTGTAGGGATGTGCTACAGCACACGGCATGGGTAACACGTATAAGTGAAGACACTATATAACACTATATACTGGTTTTGGAGCAACATGTGCTACCAGATGCCGTCTGGACAGCAGTACTAAAGGCCTTGTTTACTTCAACTGGACAACGTCAGATCACATTCTGTGTGGATTAGAACAGCTTGGCTCCATAGAAAAGATTTAGATGCTGAACAGACCCTCATTCATCGGACAGTATACCAGTTCATATCCAAAAGTGGTTCTCATTTTTTGCTATGGTATGAATTTGTCTTAAACTGCTATAGTTTAAACAGTCTAAACAACTCTTGGAATGTGTTACACATAGTTTGGAAATTGTTTGAAGGGGGACCTTTTTTACTGCAGCACCATCAGACATGCATGGAGCAGATGACTCGATCACTGGACATGTTGAGCAGTGAAAATGAACGGAGAAAGTTCTGAAAGGGAGGCTGTagcagatgttgaaactgaacACGATGACACATAAATCTGGTGGagagatgtgtttttttctttttgttttgttttttaaaggctGGTTGTGGAGCAAACAACAAATCTACTGCCATAATTGTTTTCTTAACCAGTGGAAAATGTGCTTAACACATAGCAAcgcatggaaaaaaaaaacatcaaatactgTGAAACCGGTATCATTTTGGAAGATACCGTGATATATCATGTTAGTCACACCGCCCAGCACTACTCACTGAGAACTATGACTCAAAACTTCAGCCAAGGAGATCCTGAACAGCTGAAATCCAGAATTAAACTAGAACTTTTTCCATCCCCAAAtacttgttaaaataaaaagtgatgtAATTCAGTAGTAAACATATCCCATATTCAAAACAAGTATATATTTTTCATGACGAAAACAGATTTTTGGTTCCATCATTGAATAAACTGTCTTCATATCTAATTGAAAACCGTCCACGAGAAAAACAAATCTCCTTCTGTTcagtaaaatgacattttacagCGTCTAAACAGCTTGTCTGCTTTGTTACAACAGTGTGGTTTTGATTTTCTCATTAATTTAAGTAGTTTCAGAGGCTTCTCTTCCTGTTCTGTAATACCCATCACTGCACTGCACTTTTGTCTATTATTAGAACCCCCCCTGCCTCATTAATGGCCTCCTTGAAAACATACTCCACTTTACACCTTCCAAACAATACACGTAGCTTGATTTCATCtaaaaattatacaaatttgcaaaagaaaataaatctaaacataCTCAGGTTTTCAGGCTTTAAACTAATTCTACTGACATcaaagtaaatgtgtgtgctCCTGTTCATAAAGCCCCCTCCCCGAAACCATCCCTCTGTGTTACGCTCACCTCACCTTCCCATTTCTCAGTTTCTCTTCACCCCgtataaaactaaaatattaaacgCTAACATCATTGTTATCACCAACAGGTACTTCCTCTCTCCAGCATGAACTGTCAACTTCAGATGACTCCAATAAAACTGCCATTGAGGAATTATTTTCAGAAATGGAGAACTTAACACTCTGCCAGAGGACTCAGAGCTATAAAGAGAAGAACATAGTGTGGGGGCAGAGGAGGCCATGGCTCTGTAGTTAGCAGAGGGAAATGGAGCTGTGAGCGTGTGAACTGACCAGTGAACAGGTCTCCGTTGCTGTAGGCCTTGCCGCGTCCCTCCTCATCGTTGGGCACGGCCGACACCTGCTTGGCCGAGGTGCAGCCCATGGCCTCACTCTCTGAAGCCTCTCCTCATCGCACTCGCACCTGGGCAGGAACAGAAAGGAAACCTTTTACATTCAGTGACTTACGGTTCTTACTCGGGCTTTGCTCATGTTTCGGATGTGTT is a window encoding:
- the zgc:92140 gene encoding uncharacterized protein C1orf21 homolog — protein: MGCTSAKQVSAVPNDEEGRGKAYSNGDLFTDEYKMKGVEEVKYMRGDENRVNARNQENLEKSNAQYRGKQQKEAAATNIKSNIHTSESQQEFFRMLDEKIEKGRDYCSEEEEEEDGT